One genomic region from Muriicola soli encodes:
- the mltG gene encoding endolytic transglycosylase MltG — translation MYLKRIVIAVLLLGVLGGGVFVYFVYSAFFSPNTAFEKNEATVYIPSGADMLELQQRLAPLLEDFSAFQTVAEKKQYRIKGGKYILKKGMNNNEIVNILRSANTPVMVSFNNQESLPALAGRIATQIEADSSSLLASFLDEKFLKDRNLSAETSIGLYIPNTYEFFWNSSAPDFRNRMVEEYDRFWNQDRMEKAAKLGLSPNEVIALASIVQKESAKVDERPRVAGVYLNRLRKGMALQADPTVIFALKRQLNNWDTIIRRVLYRDLTIDSPYNTYKYAGLPPGPIAMPDISAIDAVLNAENHDYYYFVADVENFGYHKFAKNLQQHNRNKAQYVRWINSQNINR, via the coding sequence ATGTACTTAAAAAGAATTGTCATCGCCGTTTTACTGCTGGGGGTATTAGGGGGTGGTGTTTTCGTTTATTTTGTATACTCCGCCTTTTTTTCTCCAAATACGGCCTTTGAAAAAAATGAAGCTACGGTTTACATCCCTTCCGGGGCAGATATGTTAGAGCTGCAGCAACGTTTAGCACCTCTTTTAGAGGATTTCAGTGCTTTCCAGACGGTGGCAGAGAAAAAGCAATACCGAATAAAAGGTGGGAAGTACATCCTTAAAAAAGGTATGAACAACAACGAGATCGTCAACATCCTTCGCTCTGCGAATACACCCGTAATGGTTTCTTTTAATAATCAGGAATCCCTACCGGCACTTGCGGGTAGGATTGCCACACAAATTGAGGCAGATAGTAGTTCCCTGCTCGCTTCGTTTCTCGATGAAAAATTCCTGAAGGATAGAAACCTGTCTGCCGAAACCAGTATTGGCCTTTATATCCCTAACACCTATGAATTCTTTTGGAATTCGTCTGCACCCGACTTCAGAAACAGGATGGTAGAGGAATACGACAGGTTTTGGAATCAGGATCGCATGGAAAAAGCTGCAAAGCTGGGCTTAAGTCCAAATGAAGTGATTGCCCTGGCCTCCATAGTTCAGAAGGAAAGTGCTAAAGTAGATGAAAGGCCCAGAGTAGCGGGGGTTTATTTAAATCGATTGCGGAAAGGTATGGCCTTGCAGGCCGATCCTACGGTGATCTTTGCCCTAAAACGACAACTGAATAACTGGGATACTATTATACGACGGGTCCTTTATCGGGATCTTACCATCGATTCCCCATACAATACCTATAAGTACGCTGGGCTGCCACCAGGCCCAATTGCAATGCCGGATATCTCGGCGATTGATGCGGTTTTAAATGCAGAGAATCACGATTACTACTATTTTGTTGCAGACGTGGAGAATTTTGGATATCACAAATTCGCGAAGAATTTGCAACAACACAACCGGAATAAAGCGCAATACGTCCGATGGATAAATAGCCAAAATATTAACAGATAA
- a CDS encoding tRNA (guanine-N1)-methyltransferase codes for MRYFSKLFIAFTLLSGAHMFSQSDESTQEPSLDAGTINSQFEYIYQKSGNYRADGKRYEVVRTLNLDKLRENVKDTLNAANQKASQLQQVITSQENTIASLNSKLEETTKNLTAVTEEKDSMSLLGAQVSKATYNVTLWTLILGLFLLLLLFIFKFRQSNVLTQEAKSSLADLETEYEDHRRRALEREQRISRQLQDEINKYRKSK; via the coding sequence ATGAGATATTTTAGTAAGCTATTTATTGCTTTCACCCTTTTGAGTGGAGCCCATATGTTTTCTCAATCCGACGAGAGTACTCAGGAACCTTCACTGGATGCGGGGACCATCAATTCACAATTCGAATATATTTACCAGAAATCCGGAAATTACAGGGCTGACGGGAAGCGTTATGAAGTTGTTCGAACACTCAATCTGGATAAACTGAGGGAAAATGTGAAGGATACCCTTAACGCCGCCAATCAAAAAGCGAGTCAGCTACAGCAAGTCATTACTTCTCAGGAGAATACCATCGCTTCTTTAAATTCAAAATTAGAAGAAACCACAAAAAACCTTACCGCGGTTACCGAAGAAAAAGACAGTATGTCCTTACTTGGAGCACAGGTTTCGAAAGCCACTTATAATGTCACGCTCTGGACATTGATTCTGGGACTGTTTCTACTCTTGTTACTGTTTATCTTTAAGTTTAGACAGAGCAATGTGCTTACTCAGGAAGCAAAAAGTTCGCTTGCAGATTTAGAGACCGAATATGAGGATCATCGAAGAAGAGCATTGGAAAGGGAGCAACGAATAAGCAGACAACTTCAGGATGAGATCAACAAATACAGAAAATCTAAATAA
- a CDS encoding glyceraldehyde-3-phosphate dehydrogenase has product MNKFSSYEKELAFQADRRKATTEFIKIISDLWYDRAIEVVLFKNQIIDKPVSDIINLHEYAGQFVQKPISIFDSVEILRAINDLKLPPSKLDIGKLTYEYHSEDEGQYSNVKAFVVDKLKDARKSKEIEPKDVVLYGFGRIGRLLARELMAKTGKGNQLRLRAIVTRGELSQEVLEKRAMLLRTDSVHGQFSGTVEADIKNKALVINGTTVHMISAGVPEEVDYRAYGIQNALVIDNTGAFRDEKSLSRHLKADGVEKVLLTAPGKDVPNIVHGVNQGEFNPDTTKIYSAASCTTNAITPVLKVVEDSLGIVKGHLETIHAYTNDQNLVDNMHGKYRRGRAAALNMVITETGAGKAVAKALPALEGKLTSNAIRVPVPNGSLAILNLEVKNKTSKDGINTIIKKYALEGDLVEQIKFSLSNELVSSDIIGTSAPAIYDSKATIVDSNGKNVVLYVWYDNEYGYAHQVIRLAKYIAKVRRFTYY; this is encoded by the coding sequence ATGAACAAATTTTCATCCTACGAGAAGGAGTTAGCCTTCCAGGCAGATCGAAGAAAAGCAACTACCGAATTCATTAAGATCATCAGTGACCTTTGGTATGACAGAGCTATCGAAGTTGTGCTCTTCAAAAACCAGATCATTGACAAACCTGTTAGTGACATCATTAATCTTCACGAATACGCCGGGCAATTTGTTCAAAAGCCCATTTCGATATTCGACTCGGTGGAGATCCTCAGGGCTATAAATGATCTAAAACTTCCCCCGTCTAAACTGGATATTGGGAAACTTACTTATGAATACCACTCTGAAGATGAGGGGCAATACAGCAATGTTAAGGCCTTTGTAGTTGACAAACTCAAGGATGCCCGAAAAAGCAAGGAAATAGAACCAAAGGATGTTGTTCTTTACGGCTTTGGTAGAATCGGCAGACTGCTGGCCAGGGAGCTTATGGCTAAAACAGGAAAAGGAAATCAGTTGAGATTAAGGGCCATAGTGACCCGAGGAGAACTGAGCCAGGAGGTTTTGGAAAAAAGAGCGATGCTCTTGAGAACCGATTCGGTTCACGGACAGTTTAGTGGTACGGTGGAGGCCGATATAAAGAATAAGGCACTGGTGATTAATGGCACAACCGTTCATATGATTTCAGCAGGAGTTCCCGAGGAAGTAGACTACAGGGCTTACGGCATTCAAAATGCCTTGGTAATCGATAATACAGGAGCCTTTAGGGATGAAAAATCACTTTCTCGTCACCTGAAAGCAGATGGCGTAGAAAAAGTATTACTAACTGCCCCCGGAAAGGATGTTCCAAACATAGTTCACGGTGTCAACCAAGGTGAATTTAATCCGGATACGACCAAGATTTACTCTGCTGCATCCTGCACCACCAATGCCATTACACCTGTATTAAAGGTAGTAGAGGATTCCCTGGGGATTGTTAAAGGACATTTGGAAACCATTCACGCCTATACCAATGATCAAAATCTTGTGGATAATATGCACGGGAAATATCGTCGGGGCAGGGCCGCAGCTTTAAATATGGTCATAACAGAAACCGGAGCGGGCAAGGCAGTGGCTAAGGCCCTTCCGGCTTTAGAGGGTAAACTTACTTCTAACGCCATCAGGGTTCCTGTGCCTAACGGATCGCTAGCCATACTGAATCTAGAGGTTAAGAATAAAACATCTAAAGACGGCATCAACACTATCATTAAAAAATACGCCCTGGAAGGTGATCTCGTTGAACAGATCAAATTTTCACTGAGCAATGAACTGGTATCTTCCGATATCATCGGAACTTCTGCTCCGGCGATCTACGACAGTAAGGCTACTATCGTGGATTCTAATGGCAAAAATGTGGTTTTATATGTCTGGTATGACAATGAATACGGCTATGCACACCAGGTGATCCGATTGGCAAAGTACATTGCCAAGGTGAGAAGGTTTACCTATTATTAA
- a CDS encoding DUF6452 family protein, translating into MIISVSCEKDDICVDGDTPLLVLRFYDAADTSLLKSVTDLRITGIGNGDPVNTFTDRSTTDSVAIPLRVNFENTQFQLIINSDDSTDGTETGNIDTLQFNYINQEVFISRACGFIANFDGLEENLTADDDNWIDSIEIVDTLISSQLNAHVKIFH; encoded by the coding sequence TTGATTATTTCTGTTTCCTGTGAAAAAGATGATATCTGCGTAGATGGCGACACGCCTCTATTAGTTCTCCGTTTCTATGATGCCGCAGATACAAGTCTTTTAAAATCGGTAACCGATCTCAGAATCACGGGAATTGGAAATGGAGACCCGGTAAATACATTTACGGATCGATCAACTACGGATTCTGTGGCAATTCCCTTGCGTGTGAATTTTGAAAACACACAATTTCAGTTGATAATAAACTCTGATGACAGTACAGATGGAACTGAAACCGGTAACATTGATACACTGCAATTCAATTATATCAATCAGGAGGTTTTTATTTCCAGGGCCTGTGGCTTTATTGCCAATTTTGACGGGCTAGAGGAAAACCTGACCGCTGATGATGATAATTGGATCGATAGTATTGAAATAGTAGACACCTTAATAAGCTCACAACTTAATGCACATGTTAAAATATTTCATTAG
- a CDS encoding trypsin-like peptidase domain-containing protein, producing MRRFTSLLMVAIFGGAITLGGYKLFIEKDNSNMAFTDSGMPVVRTSTTPTSAASAGIDAVDFTTAAENTVNAVVHVKNLTLSKAPGFFDFFYGSESRQIPQVGTGSGVIISPDGYIVTNNHVIAKSKELKVTLNNNKTYDAELIGTDPNSDIALIKIEANKPLPYLAFGDSDNTKVGEWVLAVGNPFNLTSTVTAGIVSAKARALGSSEQSFIQTDAAVNPGNSGGALVNTNGDLIGINTAITSQTGSYVGYSFAVPSNIAKKIIEDILEYGNVQKGMLGISAPNINTPYAIENGLNEIEGVYVGKVEEESGADDAGLQNGDIIKQIDDIKIRRFADLTGYISTKRPGDEVRVTVKRDDDIMVLPVTLKERQSLIVPVMGLVVKNLTERDKKAFKIEEGVKITGIPETYRRDGLELEGSVILEIDGEPINDIQDARIEFGKITRYGKTVITLLNKDGERERVIFQ from the coding sequence ATGAGACGATTTACAAGTTTACTAATGGTGGCCATCTTCGGTGGTGCAATCACCCTGGGAGGCTATAAATTATTTATTGAAAAGGACAACTCGAATATGGCATTCACAGATAGCGGTATGCCGGTAGTCAGAACCAGTACCACTCCAACATCTGCTGCCAGTGCAGGGATTGATGCTGTAGATTTTACCACTGCCGCTGAAAATACGGTGAATGCGGTTGTGCATGTTAAGAACCTGACCCTCAGCAAAGCACCTGGATTCTTCGATTTCTTTTATGGATCAGAATCCCGACAAATTCCGCAGGTAGGAACAGGATCAGGGGTGATCATTTCTCCCGATGGGTACATTGTTACCAACAACCACGTGATCGCCAAGTCTAAGGAGCTAAAGGTTACTTTAAATAACAACAAGACGTACGATGCCGAACTTATTGGAACAGATCCGAATTCGGATATCGCACTCATTAAAATAGAGGCTAACAAGCCATTACCTTATCTGGCTTTCGGTGACTCTGACAATACTAAAGTTGGGGAGTGGGTACTCGCGGTAGGAAATCCATTTAATTTAACCTCCACTGTTACTGCGGGCATAGTTAGTGCCAAAGCACGGGCTCTCGGAAGTTCAGAACAGTCATTTATCCAGACAGACGCTGCCGTAAACCCGGGAAATAGCGGTGGAGCTCTGGTCAATACTAATGGCGACCTGATCGGAATCAATACGGCCATCACTTCACAGACCGGCTCTTATGTTGGTTATTCTTTCGCCGTACCCAGCAACATCGCTAAGAAAATTATTGAGGACATCCTCGAATATGGAAATGTACAAAAAGGTATGCTCGGAATTTCTGCTCCAAATATAAACACGCCTTATGCCATAGAAAATGGTCTTAATGAAATTGAAGGGGTATACGTGGGTAAAGTGGAAGAAGAATCTGGAGCGGACGATGCGGGACTCCAAAACGGAGATATTATCAAACAAATCGATGACATCAAGATCAGGAGGTTCGCAGACCTTACCGGATACATCTCGACCAAGAGGCCTGGAGATGAAGTACGGGTAACAGTGAAAAGAGATGATGATATCATGGTACTTCCTGTAACCTTAAAGGAAAGACAGTCACTAATAGTTCCCGTGATGGGATTGGTAGTTAAAAACCTGACCGAGAGGGATAAAAAAGCTTTTAAAATTGAGGAAGGCGTAAAAATAACCGGGATTCCGGAAACCTATAGAAGGGATGGACTGGAGCTCGAAGGAAGCGTAATTTTGGAGATTGACGGAGAGCCTATCAATGACATCCAGGATGCCAGAATTGAGTTTGGAAAGATTACCCGTTATGGTAAAACGGTAATCACTTTGCTGAATAAGGATGGGGAAAGGGAAAGGGTTATTTTCCAATAA
- the rplS gene encoding 50S ribosomal protein L19, with protein sequence MESLIKYVQDEFVPKKDFPEFSSGDTITVYYEIKEGEKTRTQFFRGVVIQRRGSGASETFTIRKMSGTVGVERIFPINMPALQKIEINKKGKVRRARIFYFRGLTGKKARIKEIRS encoded by the coding sequence ATGGAATCTTTAATAAAATATGTTCAGGACGAATTTGTTCCAAAGAAAGACTTTCCTGAATTTTCCTCCGGAGACACCATTACGGTTTATTACGAGATCAAGGAAGGTGAAAAAACCAGAACCCAGTTCTTCCGTGGCGTAGTCATTCAAAGAAGAGGATCTGGAGCTTCAGAAACCTTCACTATCAGAAAAATGTCTGGAACAGTAGGCGTAGAAAGGATATTTCCTATCAATATGCCCGCCCTGCAGAAAATTGAGATCAACAAAAAAGGTAAAGTGCGAAGAGCTAGAATTTTCTACTTTAGAGGCCTTACCGGAAAGAAAGCCAGGATCAAAGAAATCAGGTCTTAA
- a CDS encoding GNAT family N-acetyltransferase, with translation MVKLKGKKVLLRALEPEDLDFLYLLENDTDLWEISGTQYPYSRHVLKQYLDNAHRDIYEVKQLRLAICDLKGQRMGLIDLFDFNPKHERVGLGLVILDQEKRNKGFGAEAVDLVTGYAFSTLNVRQVFAHVLEDNMPSINLFEKLGFIKTGIKKDWIRWQGTYKDQYLYQKFNPICT, from the coding sequence GTGGTAAAACTCAAAGGCAAAAAAGTTCTTCTAAGAGCATTAGAACCGGAGGATCTGGATTTTCTATACCTGCTGGAAAATGATACCGACCTGTGGGAGATCAGCGGGACACAATATCCGTATTCCCGCCATGTCCTGAAGCAGTACTTAGACAACGCTCACAGGGATATATATGAAGTAAAGCAATTGCGACTCGCCATTTGCGATTTAAAAGGGCAGCGTATGGGTTTGATTGACCTCTTTGATTTTAATCCCAAGCACGAACGCGTAGGACTGGGTCTGGTAATTCTCGATCAGGAAAAACGAAATAAAGGATTTGGTGCAGAAGCTGTCGATCTCGTTACAGGCTATGCTTTTTCCACCTTAAATGTGAGGCAGGTATTTGCCCATGTGCTGGAGGATAATATGCCTAGTATTAACTTGTTTGAAAAATTGGGGTTTATAAAGACCGGGATCAAGAAAGACTGGATAAGATGGCAGGGAACTTATAAAGATCAGTATTTATATCAAAAATTTAATCCAATATGTACTTAA
- a CDS encoding GNAT family N-acetyltransferase, translating to MSPSIKKATQDHIPDIAPLLDAYRVFYNQPSDLPAAEEFLKARFTKQDSDLFLAYCEEKPAGFVQLYSSFSTVSLRPVYILNDLFVAPEFRKKGIGIALLKEAQEFCRKREFKGLALETAVDNPAQALYEKLGWEKDVHCFHYFWTAR from the coding sequence ATGTCTCCTTCCATCAAAAAAGCAACTCAGGACCACATTCCCGACATCGCTCCCCTGCTAGATGCATACCGGGTATTTTACAATCAACCCTCTGATCTCCCCGCCGCGGAAGAATTTCTAAAAGCTCGTTTTACAAAACAGGATTCTGATCTATTTCTTGCATACTGTGAGGAAAAGCCCGCGGGATTTGTTCAACTCTACAGCTCTTTCTCCACAGTTTCTCTGCGTCCGGTATATATATTAAATGACCTCTTTGTAGCACCCGAATTTCGAAAGAAAGGAATTGGAATTGCACTTTTAAAAGAAGCGCAGGAGTTTTGCAGAAAGCGGGAATTCAAGGGTCTGGCCTTAGAAACAGCAGTAGATAACCCGGCCCAGGCGCTTTATGAAAAGCTCGGATGGGAAAAGGATGTTCACTGTTTTCATTACTTTTGGACCGCCCGGTAA
- the trmD gene encoding tRNA (guanosine(37)-N1)-methyltransferase TrmD, translating to MRIDIISVVPDILKSPFEASILKRAIEKGVVEVHIHNLRDYSLGNYKQVDDYQFGGGAGMVLMIEPIDKCIRDLKSERDYDEIIYLTPDGQRLDQKMSNSLSLLKNIIILCGHYKGVDQRVRDTLITKEISIGDYVLSGGELGAAVLADAVIRLLPGVLNDETSALTDTFQDDLLAPPVYTRPREYKGLEVPEVLLGGNFKAIEEWREEQAYLRTKKLRPDLLE from the coding sequence ATGCGAATTGATATCATCTCTGTTGTTCCAGACATCCTCAAAAGCCCGTTTGAAGCCTCTATCCTAAAGAGGGCTATTGAAAAAGGAGTTGTGGAAGTTCATATTCACAATCTAAGGGACTATTCCCTGGGGAATTACAAGCAAGTAGACGATTATCAATTTGGTGGTGGGGCAGGAATGGTCTTAATGATTGAACCTATTGATAAGTGTATCAGGGACTTAAAATCTGAAAGAGATTACGATGAGATCATCTATCTTACTCCGGACGGGCAGAGACTCGATCAGAAAATGTCGAATTCCCTATCCTTATTAAAAAACATTATTATCCTTTGCGGGCATTACAAGGGCGTTGATCAAAGAGTTAGGGACACCCTGATCACTAAAGAAATATCTATAGGTGATTATGTTTTATCCGGTGGAGAACTGGGTGCAGCTGTACTAGCGGATGCCGTAATCAGGCTACTCCCGGGAGTACTCAATGATGAAACTTCTGCCCTCACCGATACTTTTCAGGACGATTTACTGGCGCCTCCGGTGTATACACGACCCAGAGAATATAAAGGACTAGAGGTACCTGAAGTACTTTTGGGTGGTAATTTTAAGGCCATCGAAGAATGGAGAGAAGAGCAGGCTTACCTGCGAACTAAGAAATTACGACCTGATTTGCTGGAGTAA
- the dapF gene encoding diaminopimelate epimerase, whose translation MELQFHKYQGTGNDFIIVDNRLDIFPKNNTNLIEQLCDRRFGIGADGLLLLENDKSADFKMVYFNADGKIGSMCGNGGRCLVAFAKDLGIVQKEASFEASDGNHRASVSGKQVALKMSDVGRISKKRNAYFLDTGSPHHVQLSKDLNSMDVVKEGRRIRYGIYGEKGSNVNFVEQLAPDSFWVRTYERGVEDETYSCGTGVTAVALAMHFSSKTEADRIHIKTKGGDLWVTFKAAKKGYEDVVLEGPATFVFKGTIRW comes from the coding sequence ATGGAACTTCAATTTCACAAATATCAGGGCACTGGCAACGACTTTATCATTGTCGATAACCGTCTGGATATATTTCCCAAAAACAATACCAATCTCATTGAACAACTGTGTGACAGACGTTTTGGCATTGGTGCTGATGGCCTGCTCCTGCTGGAAAATGACAAGTCGGCAGATTTTAAAATGGTCTACTTCAATGCCGACGGGAAAATAGGTTCGATGTGTGGTAATGGGGGCCGATGCCTGGTAGCTTTTGCCAAAGATTTGGGAATCGTACAAAAGGAGGCTTCTTTTGAGGCGAGCGACGGAAACCACCGTGCTTCTGTTTCGGGGAAACAGGTGGCGTTAAAGATGTCGGACGTAGGCAGAATCAGTAAAAAAAGAAATGCGTATTTCCTGGATACAGGCTCACCACATCACGTTCAACTCTCAAAAGATCTCAACTCCATGGATGTCGTAAAAGAAGGCAGGAGGATCAGATATGGCATATATGGGGAGAAGGGTAGTAATGTGAATTTTGTTGAACAGCTGGCTCCTGACAGCTTCTGGGTGAGGACCTATGAACGCGGAGTGGAAGATGAGACGTATTCCTGTGGAACAGGGGTAACGGCAGTAGCTTTGGCTATGCATTTTAGCTCAAAAACGGAGGCCGATAGGATTCACATCAAGACTAAAGGAGGTGATCTTTGGGTAACTTTTAAGGCGGCCAAAAAGGGATACGAAGATGTTGTACTGGAAGGACCCGCAACATTTGTTTTTAAAGGCACAATCAGGTGGTAA
- the rocD gene encoding ornithine--oxo-acid transaminase, whose protein sequence is MSVLEKLSSKEAIALEEKFGAQNYHPLPVVLSRGEGVFVWDVEGKKYYDFLSAYSAVNQGHCHPDIIGALKTQAEKLTLTSRAFYNDMLGVYEKYITSYFNFDKVLPMNTGAEAVETAIKLARKWGYEKKGIPDNKARIIVCQNNFHGRTISIISASNDPVATENFGPFTPGITSIRYNDIEALREALEDQNVAAFLVEPIQGEAGVYVPDDTYMKSAYELCKSKNVLLIADEVQTGIARTGRLLASCGNCSCADKNCSGSPEVKPDILILGKAISGGVFPVSAVLADSAIMEVIRPGNHGSTFGGNPLACAVAMAALQVVRDEDLAENADRLGNIFRKEMEQLVQDSPLVRLVRGKGLLNAIVINDSEDSSTAWDICVALKNNGLLAKPTHGNIIRFAPPLVMTEEQLADCIQIIRKTILEFEAHMD, encoded by the coding sequence ATGTCTGTTTTAGAAAAATTGAGCTCTAAAGAAGCCATTGCACTGGAAGAAAAATTCGGAGCACAGAACTACCATCCACTTCCCGTAGTTCTCAGTAGGGGAGAAGGGGTTTTTGTCTGGGATGTAGAGGGTAAAAAGTATTACGATTTTTTATCTGCTTACTCGGCCGTAAATCAGGGCCATTGCCATCCTGACATCATCGGGGCATTAAAAACCCAGGCGGAAAAACTCACATTGACATCACGAGCTTTTTATAACGATATGCTGGGAGTATATGAAAAATATATCACTTCCTATTTTAACTTTGATAAGGTGTTACCCATGAATACGGGAGCCGAAGCCGTTGAAACCGCTATTAAACTAGCCAGAAAATGGGGTTATGAGAAAAAGGGTATTCCGGATAATAAGGCACGTATCATTGTTTGTCAGAACAATTTTCACGGGCGAACCATATCTATAATATCTGCTTCTAATGATCCGGTGGCAACGGAGAATTTCGGTCCGTTTACACCGGGGATCACTTCAATACGATACAACGACATTGAAGCCCTAAGGGAAGCTCTTGAAGATCAGAATGTGGCAGCCTTCCTAGTAGAGCCCATTCAGGGGGAAGCAGGAGTGTACGTGCCGGACGACACTTATATGAAATCGGCTTACGAACTCTGTAAATCGAAAAACGTATTACTCATAGCCGATGAAGTACAAACCGGGATAGCCCGTACAGGCAGATTATTGGCGAGTTGTGGAAATTGCTCTTGTGCTGACAAAAATTGTAGCGGAAGTCCGGAAGTAAAACCTGACATTCTTATTCTTGGAAAGGCTATTTCTGGTGGGGTATTCCCAGTTTCAGCAGTTCTCGCAGATAGTGCAATCATGGAAGTTATTCGCCCCGGGAATCACGGTTCTACTTTTGGGGGGAACCCTCTGGCCTGTGCTGTAGCTATGGCTGCCCTGCAAGTGGTTCGGGATGAAGATCTCGCTGAAAATGCAGATCGACTAGGAAATATCTTTAGGAAAGAAATGGAGCAGTTAGTTCAAGATTCACCCTTGGTTCGACTTGTAAGAGGAAAAGGACTATTGAATGCCATTGTGATCAATGATTCTGAAGATAGTTCTACGGCCTGGGATATATGTGTCGCTTTGAAAAACAACGGTTTGTTGGCAAAACCAACGCATGGAAATATCATTCGTTTTGCTCCTCCACTAGTGATGACTGAAGAGCAATTAGCCGATTGTATTCAGATTATAAGGAAGACCATCCTCGAATTTGAGGCCCATATGGATTAA
- the rlmD gene encoding 23S rRNA (uracil(1939)-C(5))-methyltransferase RlmD, with protein MRKKNSRQVFENIEVIDAGAKGKAIAKAPDGRVIFLQNAIPGDVVTVQTTKKRKAYFEGVATNFHVLSDRRTAPKCKHFESCGGCKWQHMEYDSQLFYKQREVENNLKRIGHLSIPEVLPILGSASQYYYRNKMEFSFSDSRWLYPEELKQDQRIEDKNALGLHMPGMWDKVLDLDECHLQPHPSDAIRLEIKQFATRNNFAFFNPRSQTGLLRTLMIRTSSTGEIMVLVQFAEDDSSARKLLLNHIIDKFPEVTSLLYVINRKKNDTLFDQEVLCYHGKDHIWESMEGLKFRINAKSFYQTNSEQAYVLYKVVREFAGLKGKELVYDLYTGTGTIALFLARNAGKIVGIEVVPEAISAAITNARDNGISNAEFIVGDMKTALNDSIVEQHGIPDVLITDPPREGMHKDVVSQILKISPKRIVYVSCNSATQARDLEMIKEKYDILKVQPVDMFPQTHHVENVVLLEKRMD; from the coding sequence ATGCGCAAAAAAAATAGCAGACAAGTCTTTGAAAATATTGAAGTGATCGATGCAGGAGCCAAAGGCAAAGCGATAGCAAAAGCCCCTGATGGCAGGGTTATTTTTTTACAAAATGCCATTCCGGGGGATGTAGTCACAGTGCAAACTACTAAGAAAAGAAAGGCCTATTTTGAAGGGGTGGCCACGAATTTTCACGTTTTGTCCGATCGCAGAACAGCTCCTAAATGCAAACATTTTGAAAGCTGTGGAGGATGCAAATGGCAACATATGGAGTACGACAGTCAATTGTTCTACAAGCAGCGTGAAGTTGAGAACAATTTGAAACGCATTGGTCATCTTAGCATACCGGAGGTTCTCCCTATTTTAGGCTCTGCATCTCAATATTACTACCGGAACAAAATGGAATTTTCATTTTCCGACTCCCGATGGTTGTATCCTGAAGAACTCAAACAAGATCAACGTATTGAAGACAAAAATGCCCTGGGACTCCATATGCCAGGAATGTGGGACAAGGTGTTAGACCTTGATGAATGTCATCTTCAGCCGCATCCCTCTGATGCTATCCGGCTAGAAATTAAGCAATTTGCAACTCGGAACAACTTCGCCTTTTTTAACCCTAGAAGTCAGACAGGCCTTTTAAGAACCCTGATGATAAGGACAAGTTCTACAGGAGAAATAATGGTATTAGTACAATTTGCAGAAGACGATTCCTCTGCTCGTAAGCTACTATTAAACCATATTATTGATAAATTTCCTGAGGTCACCTCACTGCTTTATGTGATCAACAGGAAAAAAAATGATACTCTCTTTGATCAGGAAGTTCTGTGTTATCACGGAAAAGATCATATATGGGAATCCATGGAAGGACTCAAGTTCAGGATAAACGCTAAATCATTCTATCAGACAAATTCAGAGCAGGCATATGTCCTTTACAAAGTGGTTAGGGAATTTGCAGGACTCAAAGGGAAGGAATTGGTATATGATCTCTATACCGGCACTGGAACGATTGCGTTGTTTTTAGCCCGAAATGCCGGCAAAATAGTTGGTATTGAAGTGGTGCCAGAGGCGATATCGGCTGCAATAACCAATGCCCGTGACAATGGAATCTCTAATGCTGAATTTATAGTAGGAGACATGAAAACAGCCTTAAACGACTCCATTGTGGAACAGCACGGAATTCCTGATGTGTTGATCACGGATCCGCCAAGAGAAGGGATGCACAAAGACGTGGTGTCCCAAATCCTGAAAATATCACCGAAGAGGATCGTATATGTGAGTTGCAATAGCGCAACCCAGGCCAGGGATCTGGAAATGATAAAAGAGAAATACGACATCCTCAAAGTACAACCCGTAGATATGTTTCCACAGACGCATCACGTGGAAAATGTTGTACTTTTGGAGAAACGCATGGATTAG